A single region of the Neotabrizicola shimadae genome encodes:
- a CDS encoding HlyD family secretion protein, which translates to MLAVFVITAVYIGFIWLFFAKLRWMRFTAGWAAVSGFFLIHLLLVPIVGLRFTAPPSADLRVVQHTIQITPRLTEPTLVTEVLVQPNQKVKKGDVMFRFDKSIYQARVDQAAAQLAAAQSQAQILVADVEIAQQTLDRAKASLSYAQAENDRYSGLAKQGAASTEDAQKWQAKLDETTAAVAEAQANLERAQLAQASQIDGVNTSVAEAQANLAQAKYYLDQTEIRAPEDGQIFNLQVRPGMVAGDVRIGAIASFVVDSDRYLLASYTQEFLLDVEPGQPVEFALDLYPGQIFTGKVEEIWWANGNGQFLPSGLVPTFVNPDPLQTRFAVKIRPDADVKVNMPMGAMGAATIYTGGGGFADLGRIGIRTYSFANWLYPLPF; encoded by the coding sequence ATGCTCGCCGTATTCGTCATCACCGCCGTCTACATCGGCTTCATCTGGCTGTTCTTCGCCAAGCTGCGCTGGATGCGGTTCACGGCCGGTTGGGCGGCTGTCTCGGGCTTCTTCCTGATCCACCTGCTTCTGGTGCCGATTGTCGGCCTGCGCTTCACCGCGCCGCCCTCGGCCGACCTGCGCGTGGTGCAGCACACCATCCAGATCACCCCGCGGCTGACAGAGCCGACCCTTGTGACCGAGGTTCTGGTTCAGCCGAACCAGAAGGTGAAGAAGGGGGACGTGATGTTCCGCTTCGACAAGTCGATCTATCAGGCCCGGGTCGATCAGGCGGCGGCCCAGTTGGCAGCGGCGCAGAGCCAGGCACAGATCCTGGTGGCCGATGTCGAGATTGCCCAGCAGACGCTGGACCGCGCCAAGGCCAGCCTGTCCTACGCCCAGGCCGAGAATGACCGCTACAGCGGGCTGGCCAAACAGGGCGCCGCCTCGACTGAGGATGCGCAGAAGTGGCAGGCCAAGTTGGACGAGACGACCGCTGCCGTTGCCGAGGCACAGGCCAACCTGGAGCGGGCGCAACTTGCGCAGGCCTCGCAGATCGACGGGGTGAACACCTCTGTCGCCGAAGCCCAGGCCAATCTGGCGCAGGCGAAGTACTACCTCGATCAAACCGAGATCCGCGCGCCGGAAGATGGGCAGATCTTCAACCTTCAGGTCCGGCCCGGCATGGTGGCAGGTGACGTGCGCATCGGCGCCATCGCCAGTTTCGTGGTCGACAGCGACCGCTATCTGCTGGCGAGCTACACCCAGGAGTTCCTGCTGGATGTAGAGCCCGGCCAGCCTGTGGAATTCGCGCTGGACCTTTACCCCGGCCAGATTTTCACCGGCAAGGTGGAAGAGATCTGGTGGGCCAACGGAAACGGCCAGTTCCTGCCTTCGGGTCTTGTGCCGACATTCGTGAACCCCGATCCGCTGCAGACGCGCTTTGCGGTCAAGATCCGGCCTGACGCGGATGTGAAGGTGAACATGCCCATGGGGGCGATGGGGGCGGCGACGATCTACACCGGCGGCGGCGGCTTTGCCGACCTGGGCCGTATCGGCATCCGGACCTACAGCTTTGCCAACTGGCTTTATCCCCTGCCCTTCTGA
- a CDS encoding superinfection immunity protein yields the protein MSSILEKFDFWQLVTLGLLFSTVVIFLTVVVAILTLPGRMAIARKHPDAEAVRTMGLLGFLAVVPWMQAFIWALKPTDKVDIRRLPREERAFTEREIERLKAQRGNLLPEPRKPESPVKPTVEG from the coding sequence ATGTCTTCCATCCTGGAAAAGTTCGACTTCTGGCAGCTGGTGACCCTGGGGTTGCTGTTCTCGACCGTGGTGATCTTCCTGACGGTGGTCGTGGCCATCCTCACCCTGCCTGGCCGCATGGCGATAGCGCGGAAACATCCGGATGCCGAGGCCGTGCGGACCATGGGTCTTCTGGGCTTCCTTGCCGTGGTTCCCTGGATGCAGGCCTTCATCTGGGCACTGAAACCAACAGACAAGGTGGACATCCGGCGCCTGCCCCGCGAGGAGCGCGCGTTCACCGAGCGCGAGATCGAGCGGCTCAAGGCGCAGCGCGGCAATCTCTTGCCCGAGCCGCGCAAGCCGGAGTCCCCGGTGAAGCCGACGGTCGAGGGCTGA
- the tpa gene encoding hypotaurine--pyruvate aminotransferase Tpa, translating to MDGNINDISQVVEADRKHVWHHLSQHKQYETVDPRVIVEGKGLRVWDAKGKEHLDAVSGGVWTVNVGYGRESIARVVYEQLVKMNYFAGAAGSVPGAQFAQRLLEKMPGLSRVYYSNSGSEANEKVYKMVRQIAHRHHGGRKWKILYRERDYHGTTIGTLATSGQDQRAMQYGPYPDGFVRVPHCLEYRKQWDVENYGERAADAIEEVILREGPDTVGALVLEPITAGGGVIVPPKGYWERVSQICKKYDILLHIDEVVCGVGRTGTWFGYQHYGIEPDFVTMAKGVASGYAAISCTVTTEKVFEMFKDDPNDPMSYFRDISTFGGCTSGPAAALENMRIIEDEGLLANTVAMGERFMGNLKGLMEKHRVIGDVRGKGLFCGAELVADRATKEPADEKKVAAVVADCNAQGVIIGMTNRSVPGLNNTLTFSPALIATASDIDQITDAVDGALGRVFG from the coding sequence ATGGACGGCAACATCAACGACATCTCGCAGGTGGTCGAGGCGGACCGCAAGCATGTGTGGCACCACCTGAGCCAGCACAAGCAGTACGAGACCGTCGATCCCCGTGTCATCGTCGAGGGCAAGGGCCTGCGCGTGTGGGACGCGAAGGGCAAGGAGCACCTCGACGCGGTGTCCGGCGGCGTCTGGACGGTGAACGTGGGCTACGGGCGCGAGTCGATTGCGCGGGTGGTCTATGAGCAGCTGGTGAAGATGAACTACTTCGCGGGTGCTGCAGGATCGGTCCCCGGCGCGCAGTTCGCGCAGCGGCTTCTGGAAAAGATGCCGGGGCTGAGCCGGGTCTACTATTCCAACTCGGGCTCCGAGGCGAACGAGAAGGTCTACAAGATGGTGCGCCAGATCGCGCACCGGCATCACGGCGGGCGGAAGTGGAAGATCCTCTACCGCGAGCGGGACTACCACGGCACCACGATCGGGACGCTTGCGACCTCTGGTCAGGACCAGCGGGCCATGCAGTACGGGCCTTACCCCGACGGCTTCGTCCGCGTGCCGCACTGCCTGGAGTACCGCAAGCAGTGGGATGTCGAGAACTATGGCGAGCGGGCGGCGGATGCGATCGAGGAGGTGATCCTGCGCGAGGGGCCCGATACCGTTGGCGCGCTGGTGCTGGAGCCGATCACCGCCGGCGGCGGCGTGATCGTGCCGCCGAAGGGCTACTGGGAGCGGGTCAGCCAGATCTGCAAGAAGTATGACATCCTCCTCCATATTGACGAGGTGGTCTGCGGCGTGGGGCGCACCGGCACCTGGTTCGGCTACCAGCACTACGGGATCGAGCCGGATTTCGTGACCATGGCGAAGGGCGTGGCTTCGGGCTATGCGGCGATCTCCTGCACGGTGACGACCGAGAAGGTCTTCGAGATGTTCAAGGACGACCCCAACGACCCGATGTCCTATTTCCGCGACATCTCGACCTTCGGGGGCTGCACCTCCGGTCCCGCCGCGGCGCTGGAGAATATGCGGATCATCGAGGACGAGGGGCTTCTGGCCAATACGGTGGCCATGGGCGAGCGGTTCATGGGCAACCTCAAGGGCCTGATGGAGAAGCACCGGGTCATCGGCGATGTCCGGGGCAAGGGGCTGTTCTGCGGGGCGGAACTGGTGGCCGACCGGGCCACGAAGGAGCCCGCCGACGAGAAGAAGGTGGCCGCGGTGGTGGCCGACTGCAACGCCCAGGGGGTCATCATCGGCATGACCAACCGGTCGGTGCCGGGGCTGAACAATACCCTGACCTTCTCGCCGGCCCTGATCGCCACCG